ACCGACCCCGCGTTCTCGGCGGGCGGGGACCTGTCCCGCTTCGACGAGACCGATCACATCCCGTTCCGGTTCGCCAGCCATGACCTGACGCAGGTCGTCGGACTGATCGAGCGCATCGAGAAGCCGGTCGTGGCCGCGCTCAATGGCGTCGCGACGGGTGTCGGTGCCCAGCTCGCCCTTGCCTGCGACGTGCGGATCGCGTCGGAGCGTGCGCGGCTGCTGTGGCGTGAGGGCCACCTGGGTCTCCTGCCTGCGCACGGCGGGATCGCGCGGCTGGTCCAGTTGGTCGGCCTGGCGCCGGCCCGTGACCTGGTGCTGGGCGGTTACGACCTCGACGCGGAACGTGCGCATGCCATCGGCCTTGTCAGCGAGGTCGTCGCGCACGACGTGCTCCACGATTGCGTGCGTGACCGGCTCCGGTTGATCGCGGGTCGCAGCCCGGACGCGTATGCGGTCGCCAAGCGCGTCCTGGGCACGGTTGCCGGGCTGCCGCTGTCGACGGGACTGAGCGTCGAGACGCTCGGTCAGAGCCTGCTGGTCGGCACCGACGAGTTCGCCGAACGCCTCGCGCGCGCCCGCGACCGGTCCGCTGGCCGGCCCGACTGACTCGCCCACGCCGGCCGGGGCGAGCGAGCCGATTCGGACATCGGGGACACGGCGGGCGGTGTCCGTGCTGTCCGAATCGGGTCGCTCACGGCGGCAGCGGTCAGTAATGGTTGCTTCGAGGTCCAAAGACGCCACACCGCCGGCTCGCCCGTGATAGCTTGTTCATCAGTCCTGCCAAGACCCGCAGGCCTTGCTCGGGTCGTGGTGGCAACCACGCAGCTTCTACGTGGATGGCAGGACTTCGGTGAAGGATCAGCTACACCTGCGGGTTGTGGCGTGCAGCGCGGTCGTGCGCACAGCGCCGTCGGCTGGTGACCGTTCGCAGCGGCCGCGCGCGACGTCTCGCGCACCGCGAACATGATCGCGGTCGCACTGTCGGTGCTCTACGTGCTGTTTATCGCGGGCCTGTTGGGCTTCGCGTGCGTCAGCCTGTGGTGGATGGTCCACGTCTGGACGTCGCCCGAGTTGGTGCGCGCGTCCACGTTCGTCTCGCAGCCGGCGCCGGGGCTGCCGCTCAGCTTCACGTTGCTGGTGCCGGCCCGGCATGAGCAGAACGTGCTGGCCGACACGTTGGCCGGCTTGGCGGCCCAGCGGTACCCCCGCCTGCAGATCATCGTGATCGTCGGCGCCGACGATCCCGCGACGACCGCGGTGGCCGAACGTCTGTCTGCACGCTTCCCCGCGCGCATCGACGTGGTCGTCGACCCGGCGCCGCAGAGCAAACCGGGAGCGCTGAACGTCGCACTCCCGCACGTCAGGGGTGAGATCGTCGGCATCTTTGACGCCGAGGACGAGGTCCACCCCGACCTCCTCGCGGCGATCGATCGTCAGTTCCGCGCGACCGGCGCCGACATCGTGCAGGCCGGTGTCCAGCTGATGAACCACGACTCGAGCTGGTACGCGCTGCGCAACGTGCTCGAGTACTACTTCCACTTCCGCAGCCGTCTGCACCGGTACGCCGAGCTGGGCCTGGTCCCGCTGGGTGGCAACACGGTGTTCGCCCGCACCGGAGCCATCCGCCGCATCGGTGGCTGGGACACTGACTGCCTGGCGGAGGACTGCGATCTGGGCATCCGTATGTCGTCCGCCGGCGCCCGCGTCGCGGTGTGCTACGACGCCGACCTCGTGACGCGCGAGGAGACACCGGACACGCTGGCGTCGTTCGTCCGGCAGCGGACGCGGTGGAACCAGGGGTTCCTGCAGGTGCTCCGCAAGGGAGACTGGGCGCGGCTGCGCACCGGTCGGCAGCGCGTGCTGGCCCGGCTGGTGCTCGCGATGCCGTTCCTGCAGGCGTTCACGGGACTGGCTGTGGTGGTGGCGCTGGTCACCATCCTGTGGCTGCAGGTGCCGATCGGTCTGGCGCTGTTCAGCTTCACGCCGCTGATCCCACTGTTGGCGACCCTGGCGGTCGAGGTCGCGGCGCTGCGCGAGTTCTGCGCCGTCTACGGTCGCCGGGCCAGGATCGTCGACCACGCCCGGCTGATCATCGGCGCGTTCCCGTACCAGATGCTCCTCGCGGCCGCGGCCGTACGCGCGGTGGCCCGCGAGCGTCGTGGCGAACGCGGGTGGGAGAAGACCGCACACCACGGACTGCATCGCGCGCCGGCGCGTGTGGAGTCGACGGCATGACGACGACTTCCGCGCCCCGGGTGCCGGTGGCCCGCCGCCCGGCCGGTGTCGCCGCCGCGGCCGGCACCACCTGGACGGCGCAGCTGGCGTCCTGGCTGCACACGCATGCGACGTCGATCGTCGTCGTCTCGGTCGCACTCGGCGCCATTGCGGTCGTCCACGCGTGGGGGATGGCGACGTTCCCCGTGCGCTTCGACGACGAGGGAACCTACGTCTCCCAGGCATGGTCGCTGCTGACCAGAGGCGCGCTGTCGCCGTACACCTACTGGTACGACCACCCACCACTCGGCTGGATGCAACTGGCGGGCTGGTTCGCCTCGACGGGAGCGCTCGATCGCGGCGGGAACGCGGTGACGGCCGGCCGCGAGGCCATGCTGGTCGCCCACCTGGTCTCGAGCGGTCTGCTGTACGTCCTGGCGCGACGGTTGGGGTTCGCGCGGGGGTGGTCCGTCGTCGCGCTCGTGCTCTACACCGCGTCGCCGCTGGCGTTGTCGATGCATCGCATGGTGTTCCTGGACAACCTCGCGATGCCCTGGCTCATCGGTGCGTTCGTGCTCGCCTGCACACCGCGGCATCGCCTGTCGGCCTACGCGGGCGCCGCGCTGTGTTTCGCCGGCGCCGTGTTGTCGAAGGAGACGTTCCTGCTCGTGCTGCCGGCGCTCGTCTACCAGATGTGGCGCAACACCGACGCCGCCAACCGGATGTACGCGTGGTCGCTGTTCTGGTCCGTGCTGGTGCTCACCGGGCTGCTGTACCCGGTGTATGCGCTGCTCAGGGGCGAGCTGCTCACGTCGCCCGATCGTGTGTCGGTCATCGACGCGATCGCGTTCCAGCTCGGCCGCACCGGGGGCGACTCGGCGGAGACCATCCGCAACTGGGTGCAGTTGGATCCGTGGCTGCTCGGCCTCGGCGCGGCTGCCGCGTGTGTGGCGCTGTTCATCCCGAGGCTGCGTCCGTACGCGTTGATGGCCGCGATCCATGGCCTGATCGTGCTGCGCCCCGGCTACCTGCCGGTGCCCTATGTGGTCGCCGCACTCATGCCCGCGTCACTCCTGGTCGCCGGTGCCTTCGACGCACTGTCCAGAGCGGCGTTGCCCCGGGCCCGTGTCGGTGCGCTCCCCGCGGTCGTCAGCGTGCTCGCGGCTCTGGTGCTCACCGCACTGATCGGGCCGACGTGGGTCGAAGGTGTACGGACCGCCGCGACCCACGATCAGGACGCGGCGCTGCGGGCGGCGCAACGGTGGGTCACCGCCAACGTCGAGCCGGACGCACGACTGCTGGTGGACAACTCACTGTGGCTCGATCTCGTCGCCGCACGCTTCCCGGAGCGCAACGTCGTCTGGTTCTACAAACTCGATCTCGACCCGGCCGGTGTCGGCGTCGCGTTCCCACGGGGTCATCGCGCCTTCGACTACGTCATCGCGAGCGAGATCGTCCGCGACTCCGCCGAGGACCTTCCCGAGATCGGAGCGGCGCTGGACAACAGCGTCACCGTCGCCACGTTCGGTGACCGCGAACCCGTCGAGGTGCGACGCATCCATCGCGGGGGCGTGCCGGCGCGCGTGACGTCCGACCGCCAGTTCGTCGTTGACCACTACCGCGAGTTCCTCGATCGCGCGCCGCGCCGCGACGAGCTGACCGGCTGGCTGCATCGGTTGCGGACGGGCACCACGCACGACGAGGTCATCCAGGCACTCGCCGACGCGGCCTACCGAAGGGAGCACCGCTGATGAGTCCGTTGCTGTCCGTCATCGTGCCGACCCGCAACGAGGCGGCGAACGTCGTGCCGTTGACGCGCCGCGTCACAGCCGTACTCGAGGATGCGGAGTGGGAGCTGATCTTCGTCGACGACTCCGACGACGCCACGCCCGACGTCATCGCCGCGCTGGGCGATCGACGCGTCCGCGTGCTCCACCGCAGCGCCGGTCAGCGCCGGGGTGGCCTGTCGGGGGCCGTGTGTGAGGGCTTCTCAGCCGCCCGCGGTGATGCACTCGCGGTCATGGACGGCGACCTGCAGCACGACCCGGCCATGCTCGTCCACCTGTGGCGCGCATTGGATGACGTCGACGTCGTGATCGCGAGTCGGTACGCGGCCGGTGACGGAACGGGAGGCCTCGACGGCCTCGGTCGTGTACTCGTGTCGAGGGTCAGCAGGACCGCCGCACGATTGCTGCTGCGGCGGGCGCGGCCGGTGCGCGATCCGCTGGCCGGGTTCTTCGCCTGTCGTCGTCGCGTGGTCCACGACGCCCCGCTGCGGCCCGTGGGATTCAAGATCCTGTTGGAGGTCCTCGTCCGCGGTTCCTGGGAGACGGTCCGCGAGTTGCCGTACGAGATGTCGGAGCGGCTGGCGGGCGCGTCGAACGCGTCCCTGCGGGAGGGCATCCGTTTCGGCACCCACCTCCTGCGGCTGCGCCTGTCGTCGTGAGGGACATCGGAGGACGGTTCCGGCGGGCCGGGCGGTTCGGCGCGGTCTCGGCGTGCAGCATCGTGTGCACCCAGCTCATGCTGTTCGGCCTTCAGCTCGCAGGGCTGCCGGCCGTGACGGCGAACACGATCGCCGTGTCAATCGCTGCGGTGCTCACGTATCCGGCGTCCCGCCGTTGGGTGTGGCCGCGGACGCGGGGCACACGACAGCGCACCGAGGTCACGCTGTTCGCGATCACAACCGCCGTCGGCTTCGCCCTGTCGACGGGCCTCGTCTGGCTGCTGGTGTCCCCCGGGGCGTCGGCTGTCACCGCGAACGTCGTCAACATCGGGGCGTTCGGCGTCGTGTGGGTGGGCAAGTACCTCGTGCTGGACGGGCTGGTGTTCGCGACGCCCCGCGGCGGCGCGCGTGGGCGACAGGTCCGGCAACGCGAGTCCCCGCATCGACCTCCTCGCCGTCCCCTGTGGTCGCCGAGACTGCTGTACGGCTGGCAGCGCACCACGGACGTGTGGGGTCGCGCACTGGTCGCCGGCGTCGCGCTGCTGCTCGTCCCGGTCGCCGCCGCCGGTGCGTTGGCGACGGCGGATGTGCCCGACGATCCGTACACGGCGCTCTACCCGGGTCGGCCACATGCCGCAGCGTCGGACATCGAGGCGGTGCTCGGCGCCGGCGTCACCGTGGACGGCGTCGCCACCACCGTGGAGCGGGGCCAGCTGATCGACGGCCTCAGCGAACTGGAACGCGGCCGTTACCTCGGCGTCACGGTTGCGGTGGCAAACCACAGCGACGCGGCGTACCGGATCCGGCGGACCCGCTGGCGCGTGCACACCCCTGCCGGCCATGTCTACCCAGCGGCGGTGACCACGGACTCCGATGTCGCCGGACGCGCCGTCTCGCCCGGAGCCGTCCGACGAGGTCGCCTGCTGTTCGAGGTCGGGGACGAATCCGGAACCTTCTACATCTCGCACGACGCCCCCGGGCGTTCCGATCGTCGGGGCGTGTGGCGCATCGTGGCCGAGACATGAGCACACGCGCGGCGATGGCGGTACTGGCGCTGGCGGTCACACTGCTGTGCGCCGCGGGGACGGTGTCGGTCCTCGGCCGGTCCGGTGGGCAACCGGGCATCGATCGTGCCGCGCGGGAGGCCGGCCGACGGTTCCTCGACAGGTACGTCGATGACGGTCGGGTGGTGCGCCGCGACCAGGGTGGTGACACCGTCAGCGAGGGCCAGGCGTACGGCATGCTGATCGCTGCCACGCTGGGCGATGAGGAGGAGTTCCGACAGATCTGGTGGTGGACACGACGGCACCTGGGGCGGGGCGACGGACTGCTGTCGTACCGCTGGCGCGACGGCAGCGTCGTCGATCCGCAGTCGGCCGCCGACGCGGATCTCGACGCCGCGTACGCGCTCGTCCTCGCCTCGCGCCGCTTCGACGACCCTGTACTCGAGCGCGATGCAGCGGATCTCGCTCAGGCGATCCTCGACCACGAGGCCGTCCCGACCGCCGACGTGGGACTGGGCGGCGGGGGGTTGGTGCTGGCCGCCGGCCCGTGGGCGGTGGACGGCGACGGACGAACGGCGATCGTCAACCCCAGCTACCTGTCCCCGGTGGCGTACGGCGAGCTACGCGTGACGACCGGCGTCGATGGCGCCTGGATGCGGCTCGACGATGGCAGCTACGCCCTCGTGCGTCAGCTGACCGGCGGATCGCGCCTGCCTCCCGACTGGCTTCGCGCAGACAAGGACGACGGCATCACCCCGATCGGCTCACCCAGGGAACCCGACGCGACGCCGTACCACGGACTCGACGCCGCCCGCACGACCGTCCGTGCCGCCGCGTCGTGTGACGCACGGTGGCGGACGCTGGCCGCGTCGCTGGTCGATGTCTACCCGCGACGCGCTGAGCTCGGTGACCGCCTGACACTGGACGGGCGGTCGGCGGCGGAGGGACGCAACCCGGTCATGCTGGTCGCCGCCGCGGCGGCCGCACACGCGGCGGGCCATGACGGGGCGCGCGCAGCATTGCTGGCAGAGGCCGAGCGGCTCGAACGCGCGCATTCGACCTACTACGGCGCGGCGTGGATCGCGCTGGGCCGAATGTGGCTGCAGACCGGCCAGGCCGGGTGCGGGTAGATCGACCTGCCGCGCCCCGAGCGCGTCGGTTCGGACATCAGGGACACGGCGGGCGGTGTCCGTGGTGTCCGGTTCGCATCGTTCGGGGCGATACCGGGGCGGTGGCGGACGCGCCGCTCAGGCCGCCCCGAGCAGGCGGAGCAGGCCAGCCTCGCACCGCGCCCGGTAGCGGTCGTGCGTGGCACGCCAGTCATCCTGCAGCCACGTCAGCAGGATGCCCTCGATGTAGGCGCGCACCGCCGCCGCGGCCTCGTCGACGTCGTCGACGTGGAACACGCCGTGGGCGACGCCGTCCGCGATGACCTCGGAGTACAGCCCGTTGATGATGTCGTGCGTGACGGCGGACAACTCGCCGAACGACGGCACACGTGCGGCGTGCTCGATCAGGTCGAGGTAGACCAGCGTGAAGTCGTGGTTGCGCTCGGGATCGACGAAGATCGCGTCGACCAGGGCGGCCACGGCCGCCGCGGCGTCAGTGGTGTCCGACAGCCGGCCGCGGATGCGGTCGGCTGTGCGGACCAGCGCCCACCGCATCGTCGTCAGGTACAGCCGGTCCTTGCTCTTGAAGTGGTACAGGACCAGGCCCTTGCTGACGCCGGCCTCGTCGGCGATGTCCTGCAACGACAGCCGGTGCCCACCCTGGCGGGACATCACCCGGTAGGCACTGCGCACCAGCGCCTCCTCACGCGGCGACAGCTCCGGTGCGGCCTCTGCGGCGCTGATGTGACTACCTTCCCTCGTAGGACGGACGCCGCTTCTCGGTGAACGCGGTCATGCCCTCGCGCGCGTCGTCGCTCGCGAACAGCGGCGCCAGCTGGTCCAGTTCGTGCTGCAGCCCGTCCGCCAGCGGCAGGTCGACGCCGTCGTGCACGGCGCGCTTGACGGCCGCCACCGCCAGTGGCGCGCCGGACACCAGCGTCGCCGTGAGCTCGCCCACCACGTCGTCGATCTCGTCGGCGGGGACGAGCCGGTCGACCATCCCGAGGTCGTAGGCCTCGGCCGGCTGCACGGCGCGTCCGGTGATCATGAGCTC
This DNA window, taken from Euzebyales bacterium, encodes the following:
- a CDS encoding enoyl-CoA hydratase/isomerase family protein, encoding MGDPVLVATDEGTRWITLHRPDVRNAIDVETQEALAAALADAAVDGDVDAIVLTGTDPAFSAGGDLSRFDETDHIPFRFASHDLTQVVGLIERIEKPVVAALNGVATGVGAQLALACDVRIASERARLLWREGHLGLLPAHGGIARLVQLVGLAPARDLVLGGYDLDAERAHAIGLVSEVVAHDVLHDCVRDRLRLIAGRSPDAYAVAKRVLGTVAGLPLSTGLSVETLGQSLLVGTDEFAERLARARDRSAGRPD
- a CDS encoding glycosyltransferase, producing MIAVALSVLYVLFIAGLLGFACVSLWWMVHVWTSPELVRASTFVSQPAPGLPLSFTLLVPARHEQNVLADTLAGLAAQRYPRLQIIVIVGADDPATTAVAERLSARFPARIDVVVDPAPQSKPGALNVALPHVRGEIVGIFDAEDEVHPDLLAAIDRQFRATGADIVQAGVQLMNHDSSWYALRNVLEYYFHFRSRLHRYAELGLVPLGGNTVFARTGAIRRIGGWDTDCLAEDCDLGIRMSSAGARVAVCYDADLVTREETPDTLASFVRQRTRWNQGFLQVLRKGDWARLRTGRQRVLARLVLAMPFLQAFTGLAVVVALVTILWLQVPIGLALFSFTPLIPLLATLAVEVAALREFCAVYGRRARIVDHARLIIGAFPYQMLLAAAAVRAVARERRGERGWEKTAHHGLHRAPARVESTA
- a CDS encoding DUF4214 domain-containing protein, which codes for MTTTSAPRVPVARRPAGVAAAAGTTWTAQLASWLHTHATSIVVVSVALGAIAVVHAWGMATFPVRFDDEGTYVSQAWSLLTRGALSPYTYWYDHPPLGWMQLAGWFASTGALDRGGNAVTAGREAMLVAHLVSSGLLYVLARRLGFARGWSVVALVLYTASPLALSMHRMVFLDNLAMPWLIGAFVLACTPRHRLSAYAGAALCFAGAVLSKETFLLVLPALVYQMWRNTDAANRMYAWSLFWSVLVLTGLLYPVYALLRGELLTSPDRVSVIDAIAFQLGRTGGDSAETIRNWVQLDPWLLGLGAAAACVALFIPRLRPYALMAAIHGLIVLRPGYLPVPYVVAALMPASLLVAGAFDALSRAALPRARVGALPAVVSVLAALVLTALIGPTWVEGVRTAATHDQDAALRAAQRWVTANVEPDARLLVDNSLWLDLVAARFPERNVVWFYKLDLDPAGVGVAFPRGHRAFDYVIASEIVRDSAEDLPEIGAALDNSVTVATFGDREPVEVRRIHRGGVPARVTSDRQFVVDHYREFLDRAPRRDELTGWLHRLRTGTTHDEVIQALADAAYRREHR
- a CDS encoding glycosyltransferase, producing MSPLLSVIVPTRNEAANVVPLTRRVTAVLEDAEWELIFVDDSDDATPDVIAALGDRRVRVLHRSAGQRRGGLSGAVCEGFSAARGDALAVMDGDLQHDPAMLVHLWRALDDVDVVIASRYAAGDGTGGLDGLGRVLVSRVSRTAARLLLRRARPVRDPLAGFFACRRRVVHDAPLRPVGFKILLEVLVRGSWETVRELPYEMSERLAGASNASLREGIRFGTHLLRLRLSS
- a CDS encoding GtrA family protein — translated: MRDIGGRFRRAGRFGAVSACSIVCTQLMLFGLQLAGLPAVTANTIAVSIAAVLTYPASRRWVWPRTRGTRQRTEVTLFAITTAVGFALSTGLVWLLVSPGASAVTANVVNIGAFGVVWVGKYLVLDGLVFATPRGGARGRQVRQRESPHRPPRRPLWSPRLLYGWQRTTDVWGRALVAGVALLLVPVAAAGALATADVPDDPYTALYPGRPHAAASDIEAVLGAGVTVDGVATTVERGQLIDGLSELERGRYLGVTVAVANHSDAAYRIRRTRWRVHTPAGHVYPAAVTTDSDVAGRAVSPGAVRRGRLLFEVGDESGTFYISHDAPGRSDRRGVWRIVAET
- a CDS encoding glycosyl hydrolase family 8 — its product is MSTRAAMAVLALAVTLLCAAGTVSVLGRSGGQPGIDRAAREAGRRFLDRYVDDGRVVRRDQGGDTVSEGQAYGMLIAATLGDEEEFRQIWWWTRRHLGRGDGLLSYRWRDGSVVDPQSAADADLDAAYALVLASRRFDDPVLERDAADLAQAILDHEAVPTADVGLGGGGLVLAAGPWAVDGDGRTAIVNPSYLSPVAYGELRVTTGVDGAWMRLDDGSYALVRQLTGGSRLPPDWLRADKDDGITPIGSPREPDATPYHGLDAARTTVRAAASCDARWRTLAASLVDVYPRRAELGDRLTLDGRSAAEGRNPVMLVAAAAAAHAAGHDGARAALLAEAERLERAHSTYYGAAWIALGRMWLQTGQAGCG
- a CDS encoding TetR/AcrR family transcriptional regulator, translated to MRSAYRVMSRQGGHRLSLQDIADEAGVSKGLVLYHFKSKDRLYLTTMRWALVRTADRIRGRLSDTTDAAAAVAALVDAIFVDPERNHDFTLVYLDLIEHAARVPSFGELSAVTHDIINGLYSEVIADGVAHGVFHVDDVDEAAAAVRAYIEGILLTWLQDDWRATHDRYRARCEAGLLRLLGAA